One genomic segment of Mus pahari chromosome 4, PAHARI_EIJ_v1.1, whole genome shotgun sequence includes these proteins:
- the Tsc22d2 gene encoding TSC22 domain family protein 2 isoform X3, with product MSKMPAKKKSCFQITSVTTAQVATSITEDTESLDDPDESRTEDVSSEIFDVSRATDYGPEEVCERSSSEETLNNVGDAETPGTVSPNLILDGQLAAATAAPANGGGGGGVSARSVAGALAQTLAAAAASVSTPGPSSSTPSQPPATCSSRFRVIKLDHGSGEPYRRGRWTCMEYYERDSDSSVLTRSGDCIRHSNTLEQTAERDSGLGATGGSVVVVVASMQGAHGLDSGTDSSLTAVSQLPPSEKMSQPTLAQPQGFSVGQPQPPPPVGGAVAPSSASLPPFPGAATGPQPMTAAVQPTQLQGAVAGGPLPGPVGQGLQPSQQPNVNLAQPVALAAQPGPPGGSSLSQQFAYPQPQIPPGHLLPVQPSGQSEYLPPHVALQPPSPAQPLSTGASATSASAASFPLGSGQSVSSLGAQMMGASAQPSEAVAPGPVPVGQAAPCQPAGVAPAALGGVVQPGSGLTGVGQPQPVQPPQQMGGSGQLPAVPGGPHTVVPGVPNVPAAVPVPSVPSVPTTSVTMPNVPAPLGQSQQLSSHTPVSRSSSVIQQVGPPLAQGTHSAPTSLPQSDLSQFQTQTQPLVGQVDDTRRKSEPLPQAPLSLIAENKPVVKPPVADALANPLQLTPMNSLATSVFSIAIPVDGDEDRIFFRIQHRRRNVT from the coding sequence ATGTCTAAGATGCCGGCCAAGAAGAAGAGCTGCTTCCAGATCACCAGTGTCACCACGGCCCAGGTGGCCACCAGCATCACCGAGGACACCGAGAGCCTGGACGACCCGGACGAGTCGCGCACGGAGGACGTGTCCTCCGAGATCTTCGACGTTTCCCGGGCCACGGATTACGGCCCGGAGGAGGTGTGCGAGCGCAGCTCCTCGGAAGAGACGCTCAACAATGTCGGGGATGCGGAAACTCCCGGGACCGTGTCCCCGAACCTCATCCTGGACGGGCAGCTGGCAGCCGCCACGGCTGCGCCCGCCaacggtggcggtggcggcggcgtgTCGGCCCGGAGCGTGGCGGGGGCACTCGCCCAGACCCTGGCGGCGGCCGCCGCTTCGGTGTCCACTCCTGGGCCGAGTAGTTCGACTCCATCTCAGCCCCCTGCCACTTGTAGTTCGCGTTTCCGCGTGATCAAGCTAGACCACGGGAGCGGGGAGCCGTACCGGCGCGGCCGATGGACGTGTATGGAATACTACGAGCGGGATTCAGACAGCAGCGTCCTCACCAGGTCCGGGGACTGCATTAGACACAGCAACACTTTGGAGCAGACTGCGGAGCGGGACAGCGGCTTGGGCGCCACCGGAGggtcggtggtggtggtggtggcctcCATGCAGGGGGCGCACGGGCTGGACTCGGGAACTGACAGCTCCTTGACTGCTGTGTCACAGCTACCCCCGTCGGAGAAAATGAGCCAGCCCACTCTCGCCCAGCCGCAGGGTTTCAGCGTCGGGCAGCCGCAGCCTCCGCCGCCCGTAGGTGGGGCTGTGGCTCCAAGTTCGGCGTCGCTGCCGCCGTTCCCCGGAGCGGCGACCGGGCCGCAGCCAATGACGGCAGCCGTTCAGCCAACCCAGCTCCAGGGAGCCGTGGCCGGCGGCCCCCTCCCCGGGCCCGTCGGTCAGGGGCTGCAGCCGTCTCAGCAGCCGAATGTCAACCTGGCGCAGCCTGTGGCCCTGGCGGCTCAGCCCGGCCCTCCCGGCGGCTCCTCGTTGTCGCAGCAGTTCGCCTATCCCCAGCCTCAGATACCACCGGGGCATTTGTTGCCGGTGCAGCCTTCGGGCCAGAGTGAGTACCTGCCGCCGCACGTGGCCCTGCAGCCGCCAAGCCCTGCGCAGCCCTTGTCTACCGGCGCTAGCGCCACCTCTGCTTCCGCGGCCAGCTTTCCTCTGGGGTCCGGCCAGAGCGTCTCCTCCTTGGGTGCCCAGATGATGGGCGCCTCCGCCCAGCCCAGTGAAGCTGTGGCCCCGGGTCCGGTTCCTGTAGGCCAGGCCGCTCCTTGTCAGCCGGCCGGAGTGGCCCCAGCTGCTCTAGGAGGCGTGGTGCAGCCAGGCTCCGGGCTTACTGGGGTTGGGCAGCCCCAGCCCGTGCAGCCTCCGCAGCAGATGGGTGGCAGTGGTCAGCTGCCAGCCGTGCCTGGTGGTCCTCACACCGTGGTGCCCGGAGTTCCAAACGTGCCTGCAGCGGTACCCGTTCCAAGCGTGCCTAGTGTGCCCACCACTTCTGTTACTATGCCAAATGTACCCGCACCTCTGGGCCAGTCTCAGCAGCTGAGCAGCCATACACCAGTCAGCAGGAGCAGCAGCGTCATCCAGCAAGTTGGTCCACCCTTAGCTCAAGGCACACACAGTGCACCAACAAGTCTACCACAGTCTGACCTAAGCCAGTTTCAGACTCAAACCCAGCCTTTAGTCGGGCAAGTTGACGATACTAGAAGAAAATCAGAACCCCTACCTCAAGCACCACTTTCTCTCATTGCTGAAAATAAGCCTGTTGTGAAGCCTCCAGTTGCAGATGCCCTGGCAAACCCTCTTCAGTTAACACCTATGAACAGTCTGGCCACCTCTGTATTCAGCATAGCTATTCCTGTTGATGGTGATGAAGACAg